The Ascidiaceihabitans donghaensis genome includes the window ACGAAAAAGGGACCGGCGTTTCCGCCGATCCCTTTGATGCTTTTCAATCCGGGTACGGCTTATTCAGCGGCCTCGGCCACCGGTGTCACGGAAATGAATTTGCGGTTTTTCAGGCCGGAGTGGAACGTCACGTTGCCGTCCACTGTTGCAAAGATCGTGTGATCCTTGCCCATGCCTACGCCTTGGCCCGGCCAAAACTTCGTGCCGCGTTGACGGACGATGATGTTGCCTGGGATGACAGCTTCGCCGCCATATTTTTTCACGCCAAGACGACGACCCGCTGAATCGCGACCGTTCCGGGATGAACCACCTGCTTTTTTGTGTGCCATTTGGAATTCTCCTGAATTTTGGGGCCTTAGCCTTTAGCCAGCTCTTTGGCTTGCTTGATCCACTCTTCACGGCCAACGCGGCCTTTGAATGACAGTTTCTCTTCGATCGCTTCAACGTCGGCATCTGTCCACGCAGCGATTTGCGCGAATGTTGTTACGCCTTCAGCGTGCAGCTTTTTCACGATGACCGGACCGACACCAGAAATGGTGGACAGATCGTCGCCGTCGCCTTTGGCTGCTTTCTTAGGAGCGGCCTTCTTAGGCGCTGCCTTTTTCTCTTCAGCTTTTTCGGCAGGGGCTGCTTTGGATGCTTTTTTCACCTGATCTTTGTTGGCAGCAGGTGATTTCGCGTCGATTGCCGCCAAAGCAACAGAGCCAACCGACCCTGCACCGACAGCCGCGGCGACGCCGGATTTGTCTGCGCCAGAGGCGAGGATCTCGGTGATTTTCACCAGCGTCAGTTTTTGACGGTGGCCTTTGGTGCGCTTGGAGGAGTGCTTACGACGGCGTTTGACGAAGTTGATCGTCTTTTCGCCTTTGATCTGATCGACCACTTCGGCTTGCACGCCTGCACCAGCGATGAGAGGTGCACCAACAGTGACCTTGTCACCGCCCAGCATCAATACATCGTTGAATTGGATTGTTTCGCCAGCATTTGCAGCCAATTTTTCAACACGAAGAATATCTCCGGATTGAACTTTGTACTGTTTGCCGCCGGTTTTCATGACCGCGAACATGGGGTCTTCCTTGTGTTTACCGCGTCTTGTGGCAGCTGTTTCACCAGCATTTTCGGGCACTTACCCGCCTCGGACTGCGCATCCCGCTAGAGATGTTCATATAAATAAGAGGGATGTATCCCCCAATGGAAGCCGCCAAATGCACCGGATCGCCCCCCAAGTCAAGCGCTTTGCCCTTATAAATCCCCCTACAGATCAGCGCC containing:
- the rpmA gene encoding 50S ribosomal protein L27 — translated: MAHKKAGGSSRNGRDSAGRRLGVKKYGGEAVIPGNIIVRQRGTKFWPGQGVGMGKDHTIFATVDGNVTFHSGLKNRKFISVTPVAEAAE
- a CDS encoding 50S ribosomal protein L21, whose product is MFAVMKTGGKQYKVQSGDILRVEKLAANAGETIQFNDVLMLGGDKVTVGAPLIAGAGVQAEVVDQIKGEKTINFVKRRRKHSSKRTKGHRQKLTLVKITEILASGADKSGVAAAVGAGSVGSVALAAIDAKSPAANKDQVKKASKAAPAEKAEEKKAAPKKAAPKKAAKGDGDDLSTISGVGPVIVKKLHAEGVTTFAQIAAWTDADVEAIEEKLSFKGRVGREEWIKQAKELAKG